The following proteins are encoded in a genomic region of Cryptomeria japonica chromosome 11, Sugi_1.0, whole genome shotgun sequence:
- the LOC131055844 gene encoding uncharacterized protein LOC131055844 — translation MEATYCSTITKTKCGNQGVLERDKPLAIKEIHHYDFSRCNSPKSILDANSQFSESTSFSSEDLDASEGSSLSEEDLSYFKELLSFALESPPSSKKSVSKSEAGYNYGSDNHGHDDKTYTLFPSSAPCPPLMNSQPSGNIYRSFNSFTDRPIAVPPYPAMDSLKKDSLNCPAKIPAFEASHKCSVRSPQYTYPCPLFSAMENQLGYIKDSNFPISPKPEINMKPPNFPIFRPPSSAVALLNYYERNNMAGPFNNVGILPIWYSDPYRPPPPLVNHCSAPVPFKVPSNRFTNGGEHNLQQLLYNFRKSKANSGYSIETFERELQELLRGRRKPIRISVLPAMYEERFHRPINSSHEKLTALLSKCRNIVLVYRQGGQHVMMLKHDESVPAAKVSRRTNRSLDPRSRKVYLTFPPGSTFTSDDAEAYFRQFGAVRGVRMSHEEPPTYAFVEFYTCEGALSALCNTKAHSISGQKVMVKPYRQSQTS, via the exons ATGGAAGCAACGTATTGttcaaccataaccaaaacaaaatgtGGTAATCAG GGCGTATTAGAAAGAGATAAACCTCTGGCCATTAAGGAGATCCACCACTATGATTTTTCAAGATGCAATAGCCCCAAGAGCATACTGGATGCCAACAGCCAGTTTAGTGAGTCTACTTCTTTTTCCTCGGAAGATTTAGATGCTAGTGAAGGCAGCAGTCTATCCGAAGAAGATTTATCATACTTTAAAGAACTATTGTCTTTTGCACTGGAATCACCTCCATCAAGCAAAAAGTCTGTTTCAAAATCTGAAGCTGGATATAATTATGGTTCAGACAATCATGGCCATGATGATAAAACATATACTCTGTTTCCTTCTTCTGCACCATGCCCGCCATTAATGAATTCCCAGCCATCCGGTAATATCTACAGGAGTTTTAATTCCTTTACGGATAGGCCAATTGCTGTACCTCCTTACCCTGCCATGGATTCTCTCAAAAAGGACTCACTAAACTGCCCTGCAAAAATTCCAGCATTTGAAGCTTCTCATAAATGCTCAGTTCGATCCCCACAATACACATATCCATGCCCCCTATTTTCAGCCATGGAAAACCAGCTTGGCTACATTAAAGACAGCAACTTCCCCATCTCGCCGAAGCCCGAAATCAATATGAAGCCTCCCAACTTTCCAATTTTCCGTCCCCCGTCATCTGCAGTAGCACTATTAAATTATTATGAAAGGAACAATATGGCCGGGCCCTTTAATAATGTAGGAATCCTGCCAATTTGGTATTCTGATCCATACAGGCCTCCTCCTCCTCTTGTTAATCACTGCTCAGCTCCAGTACCCTTCAAAGTTCCTTCGAATCGATTTACAAATGGAGGAGAACATAATTTACAGCAGCTGCTTTACAATTTCAGAAAAAGCAAAGCAAACTCAGGATATTCAATAGAGACTTTTGAGAGAGAATTACAGGAGCTGCTAAGAGGGAGAAGGAAACCAATACGTATCTCTGTTCTGCCTGCCATGTATGAAGAGAGGTTCCACAGACCTATTAACAGCTCTCATGAGAAATTGACTGCTTTGCTTTCTAAGTGCAGAAATATTGTTCTGGTATACAG ACAAGGAGGACAACATGTGATGATGCTAAAGCATGATGAATCTGTACCTGCTGCAAAAGTCTCAAGAAGAACAAATAGATCTCTAGACCCCAGAAGTAGAAAAGTATATCTCACATTTCCTCCTGGTTCTACATTCACATCAGATGATGCTGAGGCTTATTTCAG GCAATTCGGAGCTGTGAGAGGAGTGCGAATGTCGCATGAAGAGCCACCCACTTATGCATTTGTGGAGTTCTATACTTGTGAAGGGGCATTGTCAGCTCTGTGCAATACAAAGGCTCATTCTATCAGTGGTCAGAAAGTCATGGTGAAGCCTTACAGGCAATCTCAAACTTCATAA